One Mangifera indica cultivar Alphonso chromosome 4, CATAS_Mindica_2.1, whole genome shotgun sequence genomic region harbors:
- the LOC123213716 gene encoding mitogen-activated protein kinase kinase 9-like, which yields MSLLKHRLQLHLQLLPGPHSYSTLGYNPNTTTTAVSTPIFRQVFSLFDFEKVCVLGHGNQGIVYKVRHKHTSAIYALKIIPTQSQTTHPYQPSIEANILCRTDSPFIIKCHAIFEPPTLAGSKAILMDYMDAGTLDSLLKINGPFSESSIAQIAYQILNGLQYLHARNIVHLDIKPSNLLVDKKLKVKIADFGVSKIVNAHSTPENYGSYVGTYAYMSPERMDSSRYDPKYVYAGDVWSLGVSLLELYMGHFPFFPPEKKPSWMEVALVTCFGEPIISIPETASAEFLSFIKCCLEKDPSKRWAVPKLLSHPFVYRVRDDFN from the coding sequence ATGTCTCTTCTCAAGCATAGACTACAACTCCATCTCCAGCTTCTTCCAGGACCGCATTCGTATTCTACCCTTGGCTATAACCCCAACACCACAACTACCGCTGTTTCTACCCCTATATTTCGACAAGTATTTAGCCTTTTCGATTTTGAAAAAGTTTGTGTTCTAGGTCATGGCAATCAAGGCATTGTCTACAAGGTACGCCATAAGCACACTTCAGCCATCTATGCTCTAAAAATTATACCAACTCAATCTCAAACTACCCACCCTTATCAACCCTCCATTGAAGCCAATATCCTATGTCGAACAGACTCCCCTTTTATCATCAAATGCCACGCTATCTTTGAACCGCCGACCTTGGCAGGTTCAAAAGCCATTCTTATGGACTACATGGACGCAGGAACACTTGATTCACTTCTCAAAATCAATGGTCCTTTCTCTGAATCCTCGATTGCGCAGATTGCATACCAAATACTTAATGGTCTCCAGTATCTTCATGCTCGCAACATTGTCCATTTAGATATTAAGCCTTCTAATCTCCttgttgataaaaaattgaaagtgaaaattgCTGATTTTGGAGTGAGCAAGATAGTGAATGCGCATTCAACACCCGAAAATTACGGTTCTTATGTGGGAACATATGCTTATATGAGTCCTGAAAGAATGGATTCTTCTAGGTATGATCCCAAATATGTTTATGCGGGAGATGTATGGAGCTTAGGTGTGAGTTTGTTGGAGCTTTATATGGGTCATTTCCCTTTCTTCCCACCCGAGAAGAAACCCAGTTGGATGGAAGTGGCGTTGGTAACATGCTTTGGGGAACCTATAATCAGTATCCCAGAGACAGCATCGGCAGAATTTTTAAGCTTTATCAAGTGTTGCTTGGAGAAGGATCCTAGTAAGAGATGGGCAGTGCCGAAACTTTTATCTCACCCTTTCGTTTACAGGGTGAGAGATGACTtcaattaa